The Pirellulales bacterium genome includes a window with the following:
- a CDS encoding chemotaxis protein CheB, which yields MDEAQQTSASIEGNGQFPVVGIGASAGGLEAFIELIQNLPPMPGMAFVLVQHLDPHHASLLPEIISRSTTLPVSLATDGLQIERNHVYVIAPNSNLALAEGRLVLSPREEIAGQFMPIDHFFRSLARERGGSAIAVVLSGGGTDGALGLEDVKAAEGIVFAQDETTAKQNSMPRSAASTGQADFVLAPAEIGRELGRLAIGLYSGGRLIDGDFPVEEAQLRKIFELLRKSAGVDFSLYKRSTIKRRIHRRMGLSGAETMDGYFHQLAHDPVELEALFQDFLIRVTRFFRDPDIFVALREVVFPTFRERGTETPIRIWVAGCSTGEEVYSLAIELLESLGDMVSNTPIKILATDLNEAALERARAGVYVDNIAMDVSQDRLRRYFTKVNGSYQISKAVRDLCVFSKHNVATDPPFARLDLISCRNVLIYLDAPLQMRVLPYFHYALQPSGFLLLGTAETIGTFGALFDTRDKEHRIYVKKLTSEKVPIDFPAAESHLRSRQAVERLAVAEPAGSPNVQREVDRVLYSRYAPPSIAIDDNLNVVQFRGELSPYLSPASGSASLNLLKLVRDELMVDLRDAIEAAKHSSVPVRKEGLHFRVDDRLSSVAIEVVPLRSETESPRYFLVLFESVSSRAPESHLAMIDAPSPPGHEHLQQELKRENSALRRQLQSVVEDNEAASEELKAANEEILSSNEELQSTNEELQTSKEEMQSANEELNTVNEELNHRNRELGQLNDDLVNLLGGLNIPIIMVNRQLRIRRFTSSAEPLFNLIASDVGRPISDLRPNLQIPNLIELLTTVINDLVNHEVDVQDPAGHWYSLRIRPYVTAENKIDGAAIAIVDIDVLKQSAEQLKASRDYADAIVETVWEPLVVLDSELRVHRANAAFYRMFHIVQGEIEGRPLWEILNGQWDRPEIRLALEKVLPTNHRVTDLELAIEVSGVGIRSLLLNAHRIFWEGNGTQMVLLAIEDITARKQDLEHATILAEERAARKQAETASRMKDEFLAMLAHELRNPLAPIRSALDLLRLQTGDDPVAHQALEISSRQVVHMARILDDLLDVSRITRGKIDLRKELVQIQAVIARSVETSKINFDNRGQSLSVTLPDTPVHLMADPARLEQVFVNLLHNATKYTQLNGQISIKGKVEDGVIVLSFQDNGMGISSEMLPRVFELFSQADRSLAHSQGGLGIGLTLVSNLVRLHGGSVQAFSQGQDQGSEFVVRLPILRASKADMNDKRSAQAPAINPRRILIVDDNVDAAKTMAMLLRARGHEVQTAESAEAALVSISANHPEIALLDIGLPGMDGYELARRLRAEPASANIVLIAITGYGQEEDRQRTREAGYNFHFVKPVNLAELEDLLATIEP from the coding sequence ATGGACGAAGCCCAACAAACGTCCGCGTCAATTGAGGGCAATGGGCAGTTTCCCGTTGTTGGCATTGGGGCGTCGGCGGGTGGACTAGAAGCATTCATCGAGCTCATCCAGAATTTGCCACCGATGCCCGGCATGGCGTTTGTCCTCGTCCAACATCTTGATCCCCACCATGCAAGTTTATTGCCAGAGATCATCTCGCGATCGACAACACTCCCCGTGTCTCTCGCGACCGATGGCCTGCAAATCGAGCGAAATCACGTTTATGTAATTGCTCCGAACAGCAATCTAGCTTTGGCTGAAGGGCGCCTGGTACTGAGCCCTCGCGAGGAGATTGCTGGTCAATTCATGCCAATCGACCACTTCTTTCGATCGTTGGCACGTGAGCGAGGTGGAAGCGCGATCGCCGTCGTTCTCTCCGGAGGAGGGACCGACGGGGCACTAGGTTTGGAGGATGTCAAGGCGGCGGAGGGAATCGTCTTCGCTCAGGACGAGACCACGGCCAAGCAGAATTCCATGCCTCGAAGCGCCGCTTCCACGGGCCAGGCGGATTTCGTCCTTGCTCCCGCAGAGATTGGTCGAGAGCTTGGACGCCTTGCAATTGGCTTATATTCGGGCGGGCGACTGATCGACGGCGATTTTCCCGTCGAGGAAGCCCAGTTACGAAAGATTTTCGAACTGTTGCGAAAATCGGCTGGCGTCGATTTTTCTCTCTATAAGCGCAGCACGATCAAGCGACGCATCCATCGGCGGATGGGTCTTTCAGGCGCCGAGACGATGGACGGTTATTTCCATCAGCTGGCGCACGACCCGGTGGAATTGGAGGCCCTCTTTCAAGATTTTCTGATTCGTGTGACGCGTTTTTTCCGCGATCCAGATATTTTTGTCGCCCTTCGGGAAGTGGTATTTCCCACGTTTCGAGAGCGCGGCACTGAGACGCCCATCCGCATTTGGGTTGCTGGTTGTTCAACCGGCGAAGAGGTCTACTCGCTGGCCATCGAGTTGCTGGAATCTTTGGGCGATATGGTTAGCAATACGCCCATTAAGATACTCGCTACAGACCTCAACGAGGCAGCGCTAGAACGCGCCCGGGCTGGCGTTTACGTCGATAATATCGCGATGGACGTGTCCCAGGACCGCCTGCGGCGGTATTTCACCAAAGTCAACGGAAGCTACCAAATCAGCAAAGCCGTGCGCGATCTGTGCGTGTTCTCTAAGCATAACGTGGCTACCGACCCGCCGTTTGCCCGACTCGATCTGATCAGCTGCCGAAACGTCTTGATCTATCTTGACGCCCCATTGCAAATGCGGGTGCTGCCATATTTCCACTACGCCTTGCAACCCAGCGGGTTTCTGCTGTTGGGGACCGCCGAAACGATTGGGACGTTCGGTGCGCTTTTTGATACGCGCGATAAAGAGCACCGCATTTATGTCAAAAAACTAACCTCTGAAAAAGTACCAATCGATTTCCCAGCAGCGGAGTCGCATTTGCGATCTCGCCAGGCGGTCGAGCGTCTGGCAGTTGCCGAGCCCGCGGGCTCGCCAAACGTGCAACGAGAAGTCGATCGCGTTTTGTATTCAAGGTATGCACCACCCAGCATCGCCATCGACGACAACTTGAACGTTGTGCAGTTTCGTGGAGAGCTGAGCCCCTATTTGAGTCCAGCTTCGGGTTCGGCCAGCCTCAATTTGTTGAAGCTTGTCCGCGACGAGCTGATGGTGGACTTGCGCGACGCGATCGAAGCGGCGAAGCACAGCTCGGTCCCAGTTCGCAAGGAAGGGCTGCATTTCCGCGTGGACGATCGACTTTCGTCTGTTGCAATCGAGGTCGTGCCATTGCGATCGGAAACGGAGTCGCCGCGTTACTTTCTCGTGCTCTTCGAATCGGTCTCATCGCGTGCTCCAGAGTCGCATTTGGCAATGATCGATGCTCCCTCGCCGCCGGGACACGAACACCTCCAACAGGAATTGAAGCGAGAGAATTCGGCACTTCGTCGACAATTGCAATCCGTCGTCGAAGACAACGAAGCGGCGAGCGAGGAATTAAAGGCGGCCAACGAGGAGATATTGTCCAGCAACGAGGAACTGCAAAGCACGAACGAAGAACTGCAAACCTCCAAGGAGGAAATGCAGTCGGCAAACGAGGAATTGAATACGGTCAACGAAGAGTTAAACCACCGCAATCGGGAATTGGGTCAGCTCAATGATGACCTGGTGAATTTGCTGGGCGGATTGAATATTCCGATCATCATGGTCAATCGGCAGCTCAGAATTCGCCGATTTACGTCATCGGCGGAACCGCTATTCAATCTGATTGCCAGCGACGTGGGCCGGCCCATTAGCGATCTACGGCCGAATTTGCAGATTCCAAATCTGATCGAACTGCTGACCACGGTAATCAATGACCTAGTCAACCACGAAGTTGATGTGCAAGACCCCGCTGGTCATTGGTATTCGTTGCGGATTCGGCCCTATGTCACGGCTGAAAACAAGATTGATGGAGCGGCCATCGCGATTGTCGACATAGACGTGCTGAAGCAGAGCGCCGAGCAACTAAAAGCGTCTCGCGACTACGCCGACGCCATCGTTGAGACCGTTTGGGAGCCACTCGTCGTTCTTGACAGCGAATTACGTGTGCATCGAGCGAACGCTGCGTTTTACCGGATGTTTCACATCGTGCAGGGGGAGATCGAGGGACGCCCGCTGTGGGAGATACTCAACGGTCAATGGGACCGGCCGGAAATCAGACTGGCGCTGGAGAAGGTTCTTCCAACCAATCATCGCGTCACTGATTTGGAATTAGCAATCGAAGTGTCCGGCGTCGGAATTCGCTCGTTGCTGCTCAACGCCCATCGCATTTTTTGGGAGGGGAACGGTACCCAAATGGTACTGCTGGCGATCGAGGATATTACGGCGCGAAAGCAGGACCTGGAGCACGCCACAATCTTGGCTGAAGAGCGGGCGGCACGAAAGCAGGCCGAAACTGCCAGTCGCATGAAAGACGAATTCCTGGCGATGCTCGCACACGAATTGCGCAATCCGCTTGCTCCCATTCGCAGCGCATTGGATCTGCTTCGTTTACAAACCGGCGACGATCCTGTCGCTCATCAGGCTCTGGAGATTTCCTCGCGCCAGGTGGTTCATATGGCGCGAATCCTGGACGACTTGCTCGACGTTTCGCGGATCACCCGCGGTAAAATCGACCTGAGAAAAGAGCTTGTTCAAATCCAGGCCGTTATCGCGCGATCGGTGGAAACGAGCAAAATAAACTTTGACAATCGAGGACAGTCATTATCCGTCACACTGCCAGATACACCCGTCCATTTGATGGCCGATCCCGCCCGCTTGGAGCAGGTATTCGTGAATCTGCTGCATAATGCGACCAAATACACGCAGTTGAACGGGCAAATCTCGATCAAAGGCAAGGTCGAGGATGGTGTTATCGTTCTATCCTTCCAAGACAATGGGATGGGAATTAGTTCCGAAATGCTCCCTCGCGTCTTTGAACTCTTCTCGCAGGCCGATCGCTCGTTGGCGCACTCGCAAGGCGGGCTCGGGATTGGCCTCACATTAGTAAGTAATCTCGTTCGGCTCCACGGCGGAAGTGTCCAAGCCTTCAGCCAGGGTCAGGATCAAGGTAGTGAATTCGTGGTCCGGCTGCCGATTCTCAGGGCCTCGAAGGCCGACATGAATGACAAGCGGTCGGCGCAAGCTCCTGCGATTAACCCTCGCCGTATTTTGATCGTCGATGACAATGTCGATGCCGCCAAAACTATGGCCATGCTACTCAGAGCGCGCGGCCATGAAGTGCAGACGGCCGAAAGTGCTGAGGCGGCCCTGGTCTCCATTTCCGCCAATCATCCGGAAATCGCACTTCTAGATATCGGACTCCCCGGCATGGATGGGTACGAACTAGCTCGTCGGCTCCGTGCCGAACCAGCATCGGCCAACATCGTCCTCATCGCCATTACCGGTTACGGACAAGAAGAAGACCGGCAACGGACAAGGGAAGCAGGCTACAATTTTCATTTCGTCAAACCGGTCAACTTGGCGGAACTTGAAGATCTATTAGCGACGATCGAACCATAG
- a CDS encoding DUF1003 domain-containing protein, producing MDRFQNDLLQRSIESTAEASGTPVTEITQRNIEAIARMEKDAEASRTLGERLADRFAAIVGSWTFIAIQSFLLLVWMVFNILAWSYHWDPYPFILLNLALSFQAAFATPVIMMSQNRQARLAEKRNRLDLQINLLAEQENTELLRMVRKLCEKAGIASHEGNTSLEQDTPAEVVAQQIEEANAPEPPQK from the coding sequence GTGGATCGGTTTCAAAATGACCTCCTGCAACGCAGTATTGAAAGCACTGCTGAGGCAAGCGGTACGCCAGTAACAGAGATAACGCAACGGAACATCGAGGCAATTGCCCGCATGGAGAAGGATGCCGAGGCAAGTCGCACCTTGGGGGAACGCCTGGCCGACCGTTTTGCAGCGATTGTGGGCAGTTGGACTTTTATTGCAATCCAGTCATTTTTGTTGCTGGTCTGGATGGTCTTCAACATCCTAGCCTGGTCTTATCATTGGGATCCTTATCCGTTCATCTTGCTGAATCTCGCCTTGTCGTTTCAAGCCGCATTCGCGACTCCGGTCATCATGATGAGCCAGAATCGACAAGCTCGGCTTGCGGAGAAAAGAAATCGCCTTGATCTGCAGATCAATCTACTAGCCGAGCAAGAGAATACAGAGCTGCTACGCATGGTGCGAAAGCTTTGCGAAAAGGCTGGAATCGCTTCGCACGAGGGAAATACGAGTTTGGAGCAGGACACTCCTGCTGAGGTAGTGGCTCAGCAAATCGAAGAAGCAAATGCCCCTGAACCCCCACAGAAATAG
- a CDS encoding zinc-dependent alcohol dehydrogenase — protein sequence MKALCWHGKSDVRIDKVPDPKIENPRDALIRVTATAICGSDLHLFDGFTPTMKSGDILGHEFMGEVLETGSAVTNLQKGDRVVVPFCMACGECFFCKKQLFSLCDRSNPNAKDAAEVMGHSPSGLFGYSHMLGGFAGGQAEYVRVPFADVGPYKVPQGLPDESVLFLSDIFPTGYMAAENAGIESGDTVAVWGCGPVGQFAIRSAWMFGAGRVIAIDLVAERLGLATRYGKAEILDCSKVKVYDALQEMTQGRGPDRCIDAVGAEAHGWGTLDSVVDAAKAKVGLGTDRPHVLREAIMCCRKGGTISMPGVYLGYLDKIPFGAFMNKGLTLKTGQTHVHRYFKPLIDRIERGEIDPSGIISHRAKLDDAPAMYKKFRDKDDGCIKVVLTP from the coding sequence ATGAAAGCTTTATGCTGGCATGGCAAATCCGATGTCCGAATTGACAAGGTTCCCGATCCGAAAATCGAGAATCCGCGTGATGCTCTGATTCGCGTGACCGCCACCGCTATCTGCGGAAGCGATTTGCATCTCTTCGACGGCTTTACGCCGACTATGAAATCGGGCGATATCCTCGGTCATGAGTTCATGGGCGAAGTCTTAGAGACGGGCTCGGCGGTCACAAACTTGCAAAAAGGTGATCGTGTCGTTGTGCCGTTTTGCATGGCCTGCGGCGAGTGCTTTTTCTGCAAAAAGCAACTCTTCTCACTGTGCGACCGATCAAATCCGAACGCCAAGGACGCTGCCGAGGTAATGGGCCATTCACCCAGTGGACTTTTCGGATACTCGCACATGCTCGGAGGCTTTGCCGGAGGTCAAGCAGAATATGTCCGCGTTCCATTTGCGGATGTCGGCCCGTACAAAGTGCCGCAAGGCCTACCCGATGAGAGCGTGCTGTTTCTCAGCGACATTTTCCCGACCGGATACATGGCGGCCGAGAATGCGGGTATTGAGTCCGGCGATACCGTGGCGGTTTGGGGATGCGGGCCCGTCGGACAATTCGCAATTCGAAGCGCATGGATGTTTGGCGCGGGGCGAGTTATCGCCATCGACTTGGTAGCAGAACGCCTCGGACTCGCTACGCGATATGGGAAGGCAGAAATACTCGACTGCTCGAAAGTCAAAGTCTACGACGCCCTACAAGAAATGACCCAAGGTCGCGGTCCCGATCGCTGCATCGACGCTGTTGGCGCAGAAGCACACGGCTGGGGGACGCTCGACTCTGTCGTGGACGCGGCGAAGGCCAAGGTCGGACTTGGCACTGACCGCCCCCACGTCCTCCGCGAAGCCATCATGTGCTGTCGTAAAGGAGGGACCATCTCGATGCCGGGTGTCTATCTTGGTTATCTCGACAAGATTCCCTTCGGCGCGTTCATGAACAAGGGATTGACCCTTAAGACGGGGCAGACGCACGTTCACCGCTATTTCAAACCTCTGATTGATCGCATCGAGCGAGGCGAGATTGACCCATCCGGAATCATTTCGCATCGGGCCAAGCTTGATGATGCGCCCGCCATGTACAAGAAATTCCGCGACAAAGACGACGGCTGCATCAAAGTAGTCCTCACTCCCTAG
- a CDS encoding VOC family protein, which produces MTLKRMDNVLIVVDDLEAAKAFFIELGLKLEGEQTVEGPLVGKLIGLKDVRATLAMMRTPDGQGIELDKFHTPDAIRFGPVNAPMHTLGFRRVMFAVDNIDAVVARMRVHGAEVIGEMQYEDTYRLAYIRGPEGIIVALAEQLG; this is translated from the coding sequence ATGACGCTTAAACGGATGGACAACGTCCTCATCGTTGTCGACGATCTCGAAGCTGCTAAGGCGTTCTTTATCGAACTGGGCCTCAAGCTTGAGGGCGAGCAGACCGTCGAAGGGCCCTTGGTCGGGAAGCTGATCGGGCTCAAGGATGTCCGGGCCACCCTCGCGATGATGCGGACTCCCGACGGGCAGGGCATTGAGCTGGACAAGTTCCACACGCCCGACGCGATCCGCTTTGGGCCCGTGAACGCGCCCATGCACACGCTGGGATTCCGTCGCGTCATGTTCGCAGTCGATAACATCGACGCTGTCGTAGCGCGCATGCGCGTCCACGGGGCCGAGGTCATTGGCGAAATGCAGTACGAGGACACGTACCGGCTAGCCTACATCCGTGGGCCTGAGGGCATCATTGTCGCGCTTGCCGAGCAGCTCGGCTAA
- a CDS encoding DUF72 domain-containing protein, with amino-acid sequence MCAVFIGTSGWTYKDWRGSFFPSDIPVKRWFGWYATQFRSTEINGSFYRTPTLDAVQAWRDQTPDEFVFAWKASKFITHWKRLSDKCRNSLDLLETRLEVLGPKTGPILFQLPPQFKMDRERLASFLTMLRKKRLYAFEFRDASWYTPSIFELLGDHNIALCISDHHDAPVPWEVTAKHVYIRGHGPTGQYKDRYSESALHRWAESIADWRQKRLSVYCYFDNDQKTAAPQDAKRLADLTAQG; translated from the coding sequence ATGTGCGCAGTTTTCATCGGTACATCTGGCTGGACGTACAAGGATTGGCGCGGTTCGTTCTTCCCCAGCGACATACCCGTAAAACGTTGGTTCGGTTGGTACGCGACGCAATTCCGAAGTACTGAAATCAATGGATCCTTCTACCGGACTCCAACACTCGATGCAGTGCAAGCCTGGCGGGATCAAACCCCAGACGAGTTCGTATTCGCGTGGAAAGCATCGAAGTTCATCACGCACTGGAAGCGATTGAGCGACAAATGTCGCAATAGCCTGGATCTTCTGGAAACGCGACTCGAAGTACTGGGCCCAAAAACCGGCCCGATCCTTTTTCAGTTGCCGCCTCAGTTCAAAATGGACCGGGAGAGGCTGGCCTCGTTTCTCACAATGCTGCGGAAGAAACGGCTCTATGCGTTTGAGTTTCGTGATGCGAGCTGGTACACGCCTTCCATTTTTGAACTCCTGGGTGATCACAATATCGCCTTGTGCATCTCAGATCACCATGATGCGCCAGTACCCTGGGAGGTGACTGCCAAACACGTCTATATCCGGGGCCACGGCCCCACCGGGCAGTACAAAGACCGTTATTCAGAGTCTGCGTTGCATCGTTGGGCCGAATCGATTGCCGATTGGCGGCAGAAACGACTCTCGGTCTATTGCTATTTCGACAATGACCAAAAGACAGCTGCACCCCAGGACGCAAAGCGACTGGCCGACTTGACGGCTCAGGGGTAG
- a CDS encoding methylated-DNA--[protein]-cysteine S-methyltransferase, with amino-acid sequence MAKSIRNFRDVDSSKQARDLPSRASSIQYGFVQTSLGLAIVGTTHEGIRTVLFGNKRPELVASLRQRFPASRLEAGNDSHSELAERVGRYIDGVDTDFGAEVDLVGTELQKRVWSALRKIPAGATRSYSEIALCLDGLGTAQDVAAACSENPLAVVVPCHRVIRKDGSLAGYRWGLWRKKRLLAREQPHLDLSVKAASPTTRQRQLPLFDANQGSLAVDVELSSPLI; translated from the coding sequence ATGGCGAAGAGTATTCGGAATTTCAGAGACGTCGACAGCTCGAAACAAGCTCGCGATCTACCTTCGCGAGCGTCTTCCATTCAATACGGCTTTGTCCAGACATCCCTAGGGCTGGCGATCGTCGGTACCACCCACGAGGGGATCAGGACCGTATTGTTCGGTAACAAGCGTCCGGAGTTGGTGGCAAGTCTCCGGCAGCGATTTCCTGCGTCGCGACTTGAAGCCGGCAACGATTCACACAGCGAATTGGCCGAGCGAGTGGGTCGATATATTGACGGCGTCGATACGGATTTCGGGGCGGAAGTCGATCTTGTGGGAACGGAGCTGCAAAAACGCGTTTGGTCGGCTCTGCGGAAGATTCCCGCGGGAGCGACTCGATCTTATTCCGAGATCGCGCTTTGCCTGGACGGTTTGGGGACGGCTCAAGACGTGGCAGCGGCATGTTCTGAGAACCCATTAGCGGTAGTTGTACCTTGTCACAGAGTGATCCGCAAAGATGGCTCGCTGGCTGGATATCGTTGGGGATTATGGCGCAAGAAACGTCTTCTTGCTCGGGAACAGCCCCATTTGGACCTGAGCGTTAAGGCAGCATCTCCAACCACGAGGCAACGCCAATTACCGCTATTCGACGCCAATCAAGGGTCGCTTGCTGTCGACGTTGAGTTGTCATCGCCATTAATTTGA
- a CDS encoding isochorismatase family cysteine hydrolase: MTKSHDTLYGNVPDKSPVVLLLIDVINDLDFSDSQELLRFALPMAKRLASLKERAKKHECAVIYVNDNFGRWRSDFKSQVQHCLNDDVPGRKLAELLCPAEDDYFVLKPAHSGFYSTTLEILLKHLEAHTLILTGIATNLCVLFTANDAFLRGYHVCVPRDCVAANSERLSRDCLEQMRTSLKAEVHDSGALPWAKWKRTKPSHDG; encoded by the coding sequence ATGACCAAAAGCCACGACACGCTGTACGGCAATGTTCCCGATAAGTCGCCGGTGGTCTTACTACTGATCGACGTCATCAATGACCTCGACTTTTCAGATAGCCAGGAGCTTCTGCGCTTTGCACTGCCGATGGCTAAGCGCTTAGCGAGTCTTAAGGAGCGAGCTAAAAAGCATGAATGCGCCGTCATTTACGTGAACGATAACTTTGGTCGCTGGCGGTCGGATTTCAAAAGTCAGGTGCAGCACTGCCTCAATGACGATGTGCCGGGCCGGAAGCTGGCCGAACTCTTGTGCCCTGCGGAGGACGATTACTTTGTGCTTAAGCCAGCGCATTCGGGCTTCTATTCGACAACTCTTGAAATCTTGCTCAAGCACCTAGAGGCCCATACTTTGATCCTCACGGGGATCGCCACCAATTTGTGCGTGCTTTTTACCGCCAATGATGCGTTTTTGAGAGGCTACCACGTATGTGTGCCTCGGGACTGTGTCGCTGCGAATTCTGAGAGGTTGTCGCGAGACTGCTTGGAGCAAATGCGGACGTCGCTTAAGGCGGAAGTGCACGATTCGGGAGCACTCCCTTGGGCAAAATGGAAAAGAACAAAACCTAGTCATGACGGATAA
- a CDS encoding aminotransferase class I/II-fold pyridoxal phosphate-dependent enzyme, giving the protein MKGDQKKAPILEAIESYHRSGPLPFRVPGHKLGEAVDDPTASILPRVMFRADIPPLDGLDDRRESKEVQKRAEALAAELIGADTCHFSVNGSSLSAHVMVLAVAAPGDKVLIARNTHRSMIAAAIIANVQPIFLTPDYDAKWDLEHGVSPAELEQGWQKHPDAKGAIVVNPSYFGVSADLKRLADISHKNKRPLLVDEAWGAHLPFHPSFPASAMASGADLSCNSYHKTMTALGQASIVNRQGTLIPDDRFKLVFDLFQTTSPSSLIMGSIDGSRRLMATHGQELWGKVVDLAAAVRAELEGFNGLRVLRAEDLLSPGAISLDPIKLTFDVTELGITGFEACDWLLKNHHLRLELSDHRHLIALLTTADDAGTVARLIAGMRELTKAPRNLRLTRRPTFPLAKDLYAELVMTPAEALFGKTTHVPLRSATGRIVAETVSPYPPGIPRLVPGERITEAIVEFLELGVKEGMFVEDASDPTLATLRVVA; this is encoded by the coding sequence ATGAAGGGCGATCAGAAGAAAGCTCCCATTTTGGAGGCAATCGAGAGCTACCATCGATCCGGGCCACTTCCTTTTCGGGTTCCAGGCCATAAGCTCGGCGAAGCTGTCGACGACCCCACAGCGTCAATACTTCCTCGTGTGATGTTCCGGGCAGATATTCCACCGCTTGACGGCTTAGATGACCGAAGGGAATCAAAAGAGGTTCAGAAAAGGGCCGAGGCCTTAGCAGCTGAATTGATTGGCGCTGACACTTGCCATTTCTCCGTGAATGGCAGTTCCTTGAGCGCACACGTCATGGTGCTCGCAGTGGCTGCTCCAGGCGATAAAGTGCTGATCGCCCGGAATACGCATCGCTCAATGATCGCAGCCGCGATCATCGCCAATGTGCAGCCCATCTTTTTGACGCCGGACTATGATGCCAAGTGGGATCTAGAGCACGGGGTATCGCCTGCGGAGCTTGAGCAGGGATGGCAAAAGCATCCGGATGCCAAAGGAGCTATCGTCGTAAATCCTAGCTACTTCGGTGTCAGCGCCGATCTAAAACGACTTGCCGACATTAGCCACAAAAACAAACGTCCCCTCCTCGTAGATGAGGCGTGGGGGGCTCATTTGCCGTTTCATCCGTCATTTCCCGCTTCGGCCATGGCGTCAGGCGCTGATCTGTCATGCAATAGCTACCACAAGACAATGACAGCGCTCGGACAGGCCTCCATCGTGAATCGACAAGGCACTTTGATTCCAGATGACCGCTTTAAACTTGTCTTCGATCTTTTTCAGACTACCAGCCCGTCCTCTTTAATCATGGGCTCAATCGATGGGTCGCGGCGGCTCATGGCCACGCATGGCCAAGAACTGTGGGGTAAGGTCGTCGATTTGGCAGCGGCGGTCCGTGCGGAGCTAGAGGGCTTCAATGGCCTCCGGGTATTGCGCGCGGAGGACCTGCTCAGCCCAGGTGCGATCTCACTTGATCCGATCAAGTTGACCTTCGACGTCACCGAATTAGGCATCACGGGATTTGAAGCGTGCGATTGGCTCCTCAAAAATCATCACCTGCGACTCGAACTTTCAGACCATCGGCACCTGATTGCATTACTGACGACGGCCGACGATGCCGGAACCGTGGCGCGGCTAATTGCTGGCATGCGAGAATTGACGAAAGCTCCACGAAACCTCAGGCTAACTCGAAGGCCAACGTTTCCGTTGGCCAAGGATCTCTACGCAGAGCTTGTCATGACACCTGCTGAGGCGCTCTTTGGAAAAACAACACATGTCCCATTGCGGTCAGCTACCGGCCGCATTGTGGCTGAGACCGTGTCACCGTATCCGCCCGGGATACCACGTCTAGTGCCAGGCGAACGCATCACAGAAGCGATTGTCGAATTCCTCGAACTTGGCGTCAAAGAAGGGATGTTTGTCGAGGACGCCTCGGATCCAACGCTCGCCACACTTAGAGTGGTTGCGTGA
- a CDS encoding SDR family NAD(P)-dependent oxidoreductase — MSLKLEELKDQVIVITGASSGIGLATAEGAANAGAKLVLAARSQHTLEEIVGPPFACRV; from the coding sequence ATGTCCCTGAAACTGGAAGAGCTAAAAGATCAAGTCATCGTTATTACCGGGGCGTCGTCAGGCATTGGTCTGGCGACGGCAGAAGGAGCAGCGAACGCCGGGGCGAAACTTGTCCTCGCGGCCAGAAGTCAGCATACGCTGGAGGAGATCGTCGGCCCGCCTTTCGCTTGCCGGGTGTGA